The following is a genomic window from Nocardioides thalensis.
ACCGGATCCTGGTGCTCGACCGCGGCACCATCATCGCCGACGGCAGCCCCGACCAGCTGGCCCTCGAGCTCGCGACCAAGGCGGAGGTCCGCTGGACCTCCGGGGGCGAGCGGCACGTGCACGCGGTCGAGGAGCGCGACCCGACCGCATTCGTGCGCCGTCTGCTCGCGACCGACTCCGACGTCACCGAGCTCGAGGTGAAGCGGGCGAACCTCGAGGACACCTACCTGGCGCTCGTCCAGCGGGTCGAGAGCGGCCAGACCGATGCGGAGCCCGAGAGCCTGGAGGCACTGTCATGAGCACTACCGCCGACGGACGCAGGATCGCCGTACGGGCAGGTCTGCGCCGCGGGTGGCTGGAGACGAAGTACTCGCTGACCGAGGTCGGCGACATCTTCTGGATGCTCGTCTTCCCGCTGGGCTTCACGGTCACCCTGCTCTTCATGCGCGGTGACACGGTCCCGGGCACCGACCTGGCGCTCGGAGCGATGGTGCTGCCGAGCCTGATCGGGATGTCGATCGCGTTCGGTGGCCTGGCGGGGCCGGCGATGCAGATCACGACGGATCGAGAGGACGGCACCCTGCTGCGGGCCAAGGCGACGCCCGACGGGATGCTCGGCTACCTGATCGGCAAGATCTGGTTCTTCGGGCTGACCACGCTGGCCAGCATGGTGTTGCTCGCGATCCCCGCCGCGACGGTGATCGGCGACCTCCGTCTGGACGGCCGTACGGCGCTGCTGCTCCCGATCATCTTCGTCGTCGGCATGATCGCGACCGTCCCGATCGGGTCCGCCCTCGGCTCGCTCTTCAAGTCCAGCGCGCAGTCGATGCTGGTCATGCTGGCGTCGTTCCTGCTGATCGCGGTCTCCGGGATCTTCTACCCGATCACGGCGCTGCCGACCTGGCTGCAGTGGATCGGGCAGGCCTTCCCGTTCTACTGGCTCGGTCTCGGCACCCGGTCAGCCATGCTGCCCGCCGGCGCCGAGGCGTCGGAGATCGGCGACTCCTGGCGCACGGCCGAGATGTTCGGCGTGCTCGGCGTCTGGGCCGTGGTCGGTCTGGTCGTCGCGCCGATCGTGCTCCGCCGGATGGCCCGCCGCCAGACCGCGTCGGCCGTCCAGGCCGCGCGCGACAAGATCATGGCCAAGGGCTTCTGACGCGTGGCGAACGAGTCCGACACCGTCTACAACCGGATCGCGATGCTGCGCGCCGAGCGCGGCATCTCGCGCCGGGAGCTCGCCGACGCGCTCGGCGTCCACTACCAGACCGTGGGCTACCTCGAGCGCGGCGAGTACAGCCCGTCGCTGCACCTCGCGCTGCGGATCGCCGAGTACTTCGGTGTGGCCGTCGAGGTGGTCTTCGCGATCGAGCCGTTCAAGCGACTCGGCGACTGATCAGGAGGACGACTCCTCGTCCTCGGCCTCGTCCTCGGCGATGTCGTCGCGGTCGGCCCACTCCAGCAGCGGGGCGATGTCGAAGACGTGGTCGTCGATGTCGGCGTGCAGGTCGCCGATCTCGGCGAACCGCTCCGGCACCGTGCGGATCGTGAAGTCCCGCGGGTCGGCGTCGTCGATCTCGTCCCACCGGATCGGCGTGGACACCCGGGCGTCGGGCAGGCCGCGCACGGAGTAGGCGGCCGCGATCGTGTGGTCGCGGGCGTTCTGGTTGTAGTCGACGAAGACCGCCTCCGGGTCGCGGTCCTTCTTCCACCACGTGGTCGTGACCAGCTCCGGCGCGCGGCGCTCGACCTCCCGCGCGAACGCGAGCGCGCCGCGCCGTACGCCCTTGTGGTCGTGGTCCGGCTTGATCCGCACGTAGACGTGGAGTCCCTTGCTGCCGCTGGTCTTCGGGAAGCCGACGGCGCCCAGCTCGTCGAGCACCTCGTGCGCGACGTGGGCGACCTTCCGGACTTCTGCGTACGACGCGTCGGGGCCGGGGTCCAAGTCGATGCGCCACTCGTCGGGCTGCTCGGTGGTGCCGCGGCGGCTGTTCCAGGGATGGAACTCGACCGTCGACATCTGCACCGCCCAGATCACCGCGCCGAGCTCGGTGACGCAGAGCTCGTCG
Proteins encoded in this region:
- a CDS encoding ABC transporter permease, producing the protein MSTTADGRRIAVRAGLRRGWLETKYSLTEVGDIFWMLVFPLGFTVTLLFMRGDTVPGTDLALGAMVLPSLIGMSIAFGGLAGPAMQITTDREDGTLLRAKATPDGMLGYLIGKIWFFGLTTLASMVLLAIPAATVIGDLRLDGRTALLLPIIFVVGMIATVPIGSALGSLFKSSAQSMLVMLASFLLIAVSGIFYPITALPTWLQWIGQAFPFYWLGLGTRSAMLPAGAEASEIGDSWRTAEMFGVLGVWAVVGLVVAPIVLRRMARRQTASAVQAARDKIMAKGF
- a CDS encoding helix-turn-helix transcriptional regulator encodes the protein MANESDTVYNRIAMLRAERGISRRELADALGVHYQTVGYLERGEYSPSLHLALRIAEYFGVAVEVVFAIEPFKRLGD
- the ligD gene encoding non-homologous end-joining DNA ligase encodes the protein MASPFTEVEVDNRVIKVTNPDRVYFEEIGATKLDLVHYYLSVGPGIVNALWERPCMLHRFPKGLAGEKVHQKRLPQGAPAWVETVQLHFPRWNRTADELCVTELGAVIWAVQMSTVEFHPWNSRRGTTEQPDEWRIDLDPGPDASYAEVRKVAHVAHEVLDELGAVGFPKTSGSKGLHVYVRIKPDHDHKGVRRGALAFAREVERRAPELVTTTWWKKDRDPEAVFVDYNQNARDHTIAAAYSVRGLPDARVSTPIRWDEIDDADPRDFTIRTVPERFAEIGDLHADIDDHVFDIAPLLEWADRDDIAEDEAEDEESSS